In the Cylindrospermopsis raciborskii Cr2010 genome, TCAGGAACAGGCGATCGCCATGGTGATTCGCCAACTAACTCGGCGACTGGGGGAGTTGTCGGAGCGACGGGTGGGACAGATCCGGAAGATATGCGGTTGAGTTACGTAATTTGGCAAGAAGGATTCGCTCCATTTTTAATAGTGGAATTATTATCACCAGGTACAGAAGGGGAAGATTTAGGAAAAACATTAAGAAGTGCCAATAAACCCCCAACAAAATGGCAAACTTATGAGCAGTATTTGCGCTCACCTTACTATATCATTTTCGACAGATATGAAAATCAACTGCGAGTATTCCAACTATTGGGAATAAAATATACTGAATAATCAAGTAGAATTACTGGAGAAATGGCATGAACTCTCAGATTAAAACTCCCTGGCTAAAAGCGATAAAGGTAGTTCCTTTGGATGGTTTTCGTTTGCAGGTCATCTTTGAAAATGGGCAAGAGATGAGGCTTTCCCTGGAAAAATTAATTCAAACCCGAGAGCGTTACTGGCGTCTAAAGAGTCCTCGTTATTTTCGTCAGGCTCAGATAGATACACTAGGGGGGATTTGCTGGCCTGAAGGGGAAGATTTGGCACCGGATGGATTGGAACGGTATCTGATAATAGATACAACAAACTCACATATACCATAATTTAGCCAGTAACACTTCTATCTCAATGACGATAAATTTAGACCTCGGGGGTGGTAGTTAACAGCAGTGTGTGCAAAACAGACTGGCGATCGCCCATAGGGAGTGCTTCCCAATCGCCCTTTTAATTTGAAACAAATTCACATACACCATAATTACCCACGACAAAACCAGTCGGTTTTCAACCGACTTGAGCTTTGAGACCGGGAATTGATTCCCGGTCTCCCCCACGGACAGTCTCCAGGCGCAGGTTAATTCAAACAATCACGGGTAATTCCTTGGCGAGATCCTGTGAGGAGTGCTTCCTAATCGCCCTTTTAATTTGAAACAAATGTTGGGTGGTGTAGAAACCAGCTCACCCTATGTGTAATAAGCCATCAGCCTTTTTGCCCAGTCCAGGTTATAATGTGGGTGCGGAGTTACCTAACGGATTTGAGGGAAAGGCAAAACCTAAGTCCTAATGTAACCTTGTTACAGTTGTTAGGAACGAATGAAGAGGAGATAGGTAAGGAACTGTTGCAAAATGCAGAAGTTGAATCTTTACTGGATTTTAGACAGGTTTCTGATTTAGAAGCATGGTTAAAAGACGCAGAAAAATCCATTGTGTGATTGTTTATGGTAAAAAAATCAGATATTGGCGGTAAACGTTTAATTGGACTTAGTCCACAAGCTTGGGGGCGTTGGGTCACGGGGGATAAAACGATCAAAGTTCAGGAAATTATTAACAGTGAACTTCAATGGATCGAGCGGGAAAGTGATGTTTTGCTCAAGGCCCATAGTCCTGAGTGTGGCGATTTTATTCTACTGAATGAGCTACAACTGCGCCATGATGCTAAGATGCCCCGAAGAATGCGAGCTTATGCTGCTCTAGTAGAGGAAAAGTATGGGCTACTAGTCTATCCAGTGGTCGTCAATATTCTTCAACCTGGGCCGACGGAGATAATTCGCAACCGTTATGAGTCCGAAATTATGGGTTGTAGGGCCTATCAGGACTATCGGGTGATTAATTTGTGGGAGATTGAGGCGGAGACGGTGTTTGAGCAAAATCTGTCTTCCTTGCTACCGTTTGTCCCAATTTTGAAGGGGGGTAATAGTGAGGTAAATCTGCGTCAGGCTCTACTCAATCTTCGCAAGAATCAAGTGTTGGGGGATTTGGAGCCGTTGTTGTCTTTTTTTGCTAGCTTTGTATTTGATATCCCTTTAGTACAACAAATGATGAGGTGGGACATGACGGTATTACGTGAATCGCCCTGGTACAACGAAATTCTTAAGGAAGGTCTTCAGGAAGGTCTTCAGAAAGGTCTTCAGGAAGGAAGACAAGAAGGTCTTCAGGAAGGAAGACAAGAAGGAAGACAAGAAGGAAGACAAGAAGGAAGACAAGAAGGACAGCGAAAGATAATATTACTGTTGCTGAATCACAAGTTTGATGGAATCGAGTCACCTGTGGTGGAAAGGATAAACAGACTATCACTAGAGCAATTAGAAGCAATGGGTGAATCTTTACTGGATTTTAGACAGATTTCTGATTTAGAAGCGTGGTTAAAAGACGCAGAAAAATCCAATGATCTAAAACCACAAGTTGATATCCAAAATGGCAATCAACTGGATGTGTAATCGGTTACAGTGTCTACAACGAGCGATTGCGAAGCAATCGCCCGTGGCAAGGTTTGTTGATTTTGCCCAGTCCAGGTTATAATGTGGGTGCGGAGTTACCTAACGGATTTGAGGGAAAGGCAAAACCTAAGTCCTAATGTAACCTTGTTACAGTTGTTAGGAACGAATGAAGAGGAGATAGGTAAGGAACTGTTGCAAAATGCAGAAGCTGAATCTTTACTGGATTTTAGAAAGATTTCTGATTTAGAAGCATGGTTAAAAGACGCAGAAAAATCCATTGTGTGATTATTTATGGTAAAAAAATCAGATATTGGCGGTAAACGTTTAATTGGACTTAGTCCACAAGCTTGGGGGCGTTGGGTCACGGGGGATAAAACGATCAAAGTTCAGGAAATTATTAACAGTGAACTTCAATGGATCGAGCGGGAAAGTGATGTTTTGCTCAAGGCCCATAGTCCTGAGTGTGGCGATTTTATTCTACTGAATGAGCTACAACTGCGCCATGATGCTAAGATGCCCCGAAGAATGCGAGCTTATGCTGCTCTAGTAGAGGAAAAGTATGGGCTACTAGTCTATCCAGTGGTCGTCAATATTCTTCAACCTGGGCCGACGGAGATAATTCGCAACCGTTATGAGTCCGAAATTATGGGTTGTAGGGCCTATCAGGACTATCGGGTGATTAATTTGTGGGAGATTGAGGCGGAGACGGTGTTTGAGCAAAATCTGTCTTCCTTGCTACCGTTTGTCCCAATTTTGAAGGGGGGTAATAGTGAGGTAAATCTGCGTCAGGCTCTACTCAATCTTCGCAAGAATCAAGTGTTGGGGGATTTGGAGCCGTTGTTGTCTTTTTTTGCTAGCTTTGTATTTGATATCCCTTTAGTACAACAAATGATGAGGTGGGACATGACGGTATTACGTGAATCGCCCTGGTACAACGAAATTCTTAAGGAAGGTCTTCAGAAAGGTCTTCAGGAAGGCGAACTTCGAGGAGAACAACGTGGAAGACAAGAAGGACAGCGAAAGATAATATTACTGTTGCTGAATCACAAGTTTGATGGAATCGAGTCACCTGTGGTGGAAAGGATAAACAGACTATCACTAGAGCAATTAGAAGCAATGGGTGAATCTTTACTGGATTTTAGACAGATTTCTGATTTAGAAGCGTGGTTAAAAGACGCAGAAAAATCCAATGATCTAAAACCACAAGTTGATATCCAAAATGGCAATCAACTGGATGTGTAATCGGTTACAGTGTCTACAACGAGCGATTGCGAAGCAATCGCCCGTGGCAAGGTTTGTTGATTTTGCCCAGTCCAGGTTATAATGTGGGTGCGGAGTTACCTAACGGATTTGAGGGAAAGGCAAAACCTAAGTCCTAATGTAACCTTGTTACAGTTGTTAGGAACGAATGAAGAGGAGATAGGTAAGGAACTGTTGCAAAATGCAGAAGTTGAATCTTTACTGGATTTTAGACAGGTTTCTGATTTAGAAGCATGGTTAAAAGACGCAGAAAAATCCATTGTGTGATTGTTTATGGTAAAAAAATCAGATATTGGCGGTAAACGTTTAATTGGACTTAGTCCACAAGCTTGGGGGCGTTGGGTCACGGGGGATAAAACGATCAAAGTTCAGGAAATTATTAACAGTGAACTTCAATGGATCGAGCGGGAAAGTGATGTTTTGCTCAAGGCCCATAGTCCTGAGTGTGGCGATTTTATTCTACTGAATGAGCTACAACTGCGCCATGATGCTAAGATGCCCCGAAGAATGCGAGCTTATGCTGCTCTAGTAGAGGAAAAGTATGGGCTACTAGTCTATCCAGTGGTCGTCAATATTCTTCAACCTGGGCCGACGGAGATAATTCGCAACCGTTATGAGTCCGAAATTATGGGTTGTAGGGCCTATCAGGACTATCGGGTGATTAATTTGTGGGAGATTGAGGCGGAGACGGTGTTTGAGCAAAATCTGTCTTCCTTGCTACCGTTTGTCCCAATTTTGAAGGGGGGTAATAGTGAGGTAAATCTGCGTCAGGCTCTACTCAATCTTCGCAAGAATCAAGTGTTGGGGGATTTGGAGCCGTTGTTGTCTTTTTTTGCTAGCTTTGTATTTGATATCCCTTTAGTACAACAAATGATGAGGTGGGACATGACGGTATTACGTGAATCGCCCTGGTACAACGAAATTCTTAAGGAAGGTCTTCAGGAAGGTCTTCAGGAAGGTCTTCAGAAAGGTCGTCAGGAAGGTCTTCAGGAAGGCGAACTTCGAGGAGAACAACGTGGAAGACAAGAAGGAAGACAAGAAGGACAGCGAAAGATAATATTACTGTTGCTGAATCACAAGTTTGATGGAATCGAGTCACCTGTGGTGGAAAGGATAAACAGACTATCACTAGAGCAATTAGAAGCAATGGGTGAATCTTTACTGGATTTTAGACAGATTTCTGATTTAGAAGCGTGGTTAAAAGACGCAGAAAAATCCAATGATCTAAAACCACAAGTTGATATCCAAAATGGCAATCAACTGGATGTGTAATCGGTTACAGTGTCTACAACGAGCGATTGCTTCGCAATCGCCCTTTGCAGGTCATCTTTGAAAATGGGCAATAGATGAGGCTTTCCCTGGAAAAATTAATTCAAACCCGAGAGCGTTACTGGCGTCTAAAGAGTCCTCGTTATTTTCGTCAGGCTCAGATAGATACACTAGGGGGGATTTGCTGGCCTGAAGGGGAAGATTTGGCACCGGATGGATTGGAACGGTATCTGATAATAGATACAACAAACTCACATATACCATAATTTAGCCAGTAACACTTCTATCTCAATGACGATAAATTTAGACCTCGGGGGTGGTAGTTAACAGCAGTGTGTGCAAAACAGACTGGCGATCGCCCATAGGGAGTGCTTCCCAATCGCCCTTTTAATTTGAAATAAATTCATATAAACAACGCTGTTGAGGGGGTCAAAACCGGTTGACCCGATGTGTAATCGAAATCTGTAATGTTAAACCATCTTACCAATCTTTTAATACTCCTATATCAATCATTCGTCCTTTTAATACCTATGGACCTCGACAATCAGCACAGCTTGTGGGATGGGAACCTTTATATGGTGGGCGTGAGGGATTTAAGCAGGGTTTGGCAGAAACGGCAGAATGGTTTATGAACCCGACAAATTTGGCAGGGTATAAGAGCGATCGCTACAACATTTGAGGGTCACTGGGGAAGTGGAAAAACTGGAACAGAATTTTTTATGCGGGCTAAAAGCTGTATTGGGAGAGCCGAATCCTTTTGTGCCACTCCATGAGCCTGAGTTTATGGGTAATGAGTGGGAATTGGTCAAAAATTGCCTTGATTCCACCTTTGTTTCGTCTGTTGGTAAATACGTTGATCGCTTTGAGGTCATGCTGGCGGAATATACAGGAGCAAAATATGCTGTAGCGGTAGTAAATGGCACTGCTGCTCTGCATATCGCTTTGTTATTGGCAGGGGTTAGACCGGTGCTTTGAAGTTGCATTTATATATATCCCGTTGGTTTGTTGGGTTTCGTGCCTCAACCCAACCTACGATTACCCACGACAAAACCAGTCGGGTTTAACCGACTTGCGCTTTGAGACCGAGAATTGATTCCCGGTCTCCCCCACGGACAGTCTCCAGGTAAGGGTTAATTTAAACAATGACGAGTAATTCCTTGGGGATCTCCCAATGATGTAAAGAAATGTAAAATAATCGCAATCCTTGGTTTATTTATGCAACAAGTTATGATATTATGCCGGCATGAGGTAATTGTTCCTCCTGTTTCTAAATGAAATATAAACTAAACCATAAGGTGCAGAGCTTTGACGGTCTATATGATCTCAGTTCGTACCAACTAGACTCATCTACCTAGGTGGCTAGTGGTAGGATGTCTCTGTCTCAATTTTAAACTATAACGAATAATCACGGGTAATTCGTTGGCGATCGCACTCTCCCTAGTCCGGAGCATCAGGCCTCCTTGGATCGAGCGGGAAAGTGATGTTTTGCTCAAGGCCCATAGTCCTGAGTGTGGCGATTTTATTCTACTGAATGAGCTACAACTGCGCCATGATGCTAAGATGCCCCGAAGAATGCGAGCTTATGCTGCTCTAGTAGAGGAAAAGTATGGGCTACTAGTCTATCCAGTGGTCGTCAATATTCTTCAACCTGGGCCGACGGAGATAATTCCCAGCCATTATGAGTCGGAAATTATGGGCTGTAGGGCCTATCAGGACTATCGGGTGATTAATTTGTGGGAGATTGAGGCGGAGACGGTGTTTGAGCAAAATCTGTCTTCCTTGCTACCGTTTGTCCCAATTTTGAAGGGGGGTAATAGTGAGGTAAATCTCCGTCAGGCTCTACTCAGTCTTCACAAGAATGAAGTGTTGGGGGATTTGGAGCCGTTGTTGTCTTTTCTTGCTAGCTTTGTATTTGATATCCCTTTAGTGCAACAAATGATGAGGTGGGACATGACGGTATTACGTGAATCGCCCTGGTACAACGAAATTCTTAAGGAAGGTCTTCAGGAAGGTCTTCAGAAAGGTCTTCAGGAAGGCGAACTTCGAGGAGAACAACGTGGAAGACAAGAAGGAAGACAAGAAGGACAGCAAAAGATAATATTACTGTTGCTGAATCACAAGTTTGATGGAATTGAGTTACCTGTGGTGGAAAGGATAAACAGACTATCATTAGAGCAATTAGAAGCACTGGGTGAATCTTTACTGGATTTTAAACAGATTTCTGATTTAGAAGCATGGTTAAAAGACGCAGAAAAATCCAATGATCTAAAACCACAAGTTGATATCCAAAATGGCAATCAACTGGATGTGTAATCGGTCACAATGTCTACAACGAGCGATTGCTTCGCAATCGCCCTTTTGATTTAAAATAAATTTACATGTACCACAATTAATAGACTACAATCACCCACCCATGTCCCTACCTCAAGACCTCCACCGACTATACCGCCTGCTCCCTTCCCATCGTCGTCAACAACTACTGTGGTTATTTATCCTCATGCTGCTCACTGCTACTAGTGAAGTCATTAGCCTAGGAGCAGTCCTCCCCTTTTTAGGTGCCCTAAGTAACGCCAACGGAGTGCTACAAAATCCCACATTCCAACCCCTTTGGCAGAAATTAGAAGTCTCCACCACCTTTCACCTGGTACTTTGGTTGGCTGGAACCTTTGGTATGGCAGTCATATTAGCCAATATCCTACGCATAATTACTCTCCGCTCCCAATTGAGATTTGCAGCCGCCATAGCCAGTGAACTCAGTTGTGAAGTGTATCGCCGGGTTTTGTATCAACCCTACAGCTTTCATGTTCGCCACAGCAGTAACGAATTAATTGCCGGGATTACAAGTGATATTAGTCTGGTGAGTAACACTATTTTACCCCAAACTCTATTGTTGGCGGTCAATACAATGATTGTCATTGCCCTGGTGCTATCGGTTGTGATCATCAGTCCAGGAATTGCTATTGGGACAGCAGTAACCCTGGGGGTCAGTTACTGGATTTTGCTAGAAGTGAGCAAACACACTTTAGCTAATAATAGCCATACTATTACCAGTCAGAACCGATTTTTGATTAAGTATCTGCAAGAGGGTTTAGGGGGAATCAGAGATGTAATTCTGGAAAGGAACCAAGGCATATTCGTCAATAGCTATGGTCAGGTAGATAGACCACTGCGGTTGGCAAGTGCCAATAATGTTTTAATCAGCTCAGTACCTCGTTATGTTATTGAACCTATAGCCATGGTGGCAATCTGTACCATTGCCGTGGTCATGGCATATCAGCAGGAGCAATTAGCTAGAGTAGTTCCCATTTTAGGGGCTTTAGCTTTAGCTGCCAACCGCCTCTTACCAGCTTTACAGGGATGCTTTGGTTCAATTGCATCCCTGCGGGGGAACCAAGTATCTCTGCAAAAGGTTTTAGAGAAGTTGGCCATGCCCGTGGATATGTTGCCCATCCCCCAGGGAATGGGAAAGCCTTTAAATCAGAGCTTACAGTTACGGAATATCTGGTTTCGTTATAGTCCATCCACACCTTGGGTATTACGGGATTTGTGTTTGGAGATTAAAGCCAATACCACCGTGGGTTTTATCGGTACCACTGGTAGTGGTAAAAGTACCACAGCAGACCTGATTCTGGGGTTATTACAGCCAGAAAAGGGAGAGATTTTAGTAGATGGGGAACCCCTAGAAGGAGAAAGATTAGCCAATTGGCAACGCACTATTGCCCATGTACCTCAAAGTATTTTTCTCAGTGATGCTACCATAGCGGAAAATATTGCCTTTGGTGTACCCCTGGGTGAAATAGATATGGAGCGAGTGCAGGAAGCAGCAAGACTAGCTCAAATTGCGGATTTTATAGAAGGTCGAGAGGGAGGATATGAAGAAATTGTGGGTGAGCGGGGTATTCGGTTATCTGGTGGTCAGCGTCAACGAATTGGCATTGCCAGGGCATTGTATAAACGAGCTTCTGTAATTGTTTTGGATGAGGCCACCAGCGCCCTAGATAATACCACAGAAAAGGAAGTGATGGCAGCAATTGAGGGGTTAAGTCATCGGTTAACTGTGATTTTGATTGCTCATCGATTGAGTACGCTGGAAAAATGCGATCGCATTTTTCAGTTGGATCAGGGACAGGTTTGTCAAGAAGGCGATCGCCATGGTGATTCGCCAACTAACTCGGCGACTGGGGGAGTTGTCGGAGCAACGGGTGGGACAGATCCGGCAATTGTCAGTACCTCAATTAGAAGCACTGGCTGAATCTTTACTGGACTTTAGACAGATTTCTGATTTAGAAGCATGGTTAAAAGACGCAGAAAAATCCAATGATCTGAGGAGATAGGTAAGGAACTGTTGCAAAATGCAGAAGCTGAATCTTTACTGGATTTTAGACAGATTTCTGATTTAGAAGCATGGTTAAAAGACGCAGAAAAATCCATTGTGTGATTATTTATGGTAAAAAAATCAGATATTGGCGGTAAACGTTTAATTGGACTTAGTCCACAAGCTTGGGGGCGTTGGGTCACGGGGGATAAAACGATCAAAGTTCAGGAAATTATTAACAGTGAACTTCAATGGATCGAGCGGGAAAGTGATGTTTTGCTCAAGGCCCATAGTCCTGAGTGTGGCGATTTTATTCTACTGAATGAGCTACAACTGCGACATGATGCTAAGATGCCCCGACGAATGCGAGCTTATGCTGCTCTAGTAGAGGAAAAGTATGGGCTACTAGTCTATCCAGTGGTCGTCAATATTCTTCAACCTGGGCCGACGGAGATAATTCGCAGCCGTTATGAGTCCGAAATTATGGGTTGTAGGGCCTATCAGGACTATCGGGTGATTAATTTGTGGGAGATTGAGGCGGAGACGGTGTTTGAGCAAAATCTGTCTTCCTTGCTACCGTTTGTCCCAATTTTGAAGGGGGGTAATAGTGAGGTAAATCTGCGTCAGGCTCTACTCAATCTTCGCAAGAATCAAGTGTTGGGGGATTTGGAGCCGTTGTTGTCTTTTTTTGCTAGCTTTGTATTTGATATCCCTTTAGTACAACAAATGATGAGGTGGGACATGACGGTATTACGTGAATCGCCCTGGTACAACGAAATTCTTAAGGAAGGTCTTCAGAAAGGTCGTCAGGAAGGTCTTCAGGAAGGTCTTCAGGAAGGCGAACTTCGAGGAGAACAACGTGGAAGACAAGAAGGTCTTCAGGAAGGAAGACAAGAAGGAAGACAAGAAGGAAGACAAGAAGGACAGCGAAAGATAATATTACTGTTGCTGAATCACAAGTTTGATGGAATCGAGTCACCTGTGGTGGAAAGGATAAACAGACTATCACTAGAGCAATTAGAAGCAATGGGTGAATCTTTACTGGATTTTAGACAGATTTCTGATTTAGAAGCGTGGTTAAAAGACGCAGAAAAATCCAATGATCTAAAACCACAAGTTGATATCCAAAATGGCAATCAACTGGATGTGTAATCGGTTACAGTGTCTACAACGAGCGATCGCAAAGCAGATCTCCTGTAAGGAGTGCTTCGCAATCGCCCTTTTAAACCGTTCATGAAGTGGGATTCGTTTTAAACTCAACCTACCAAGTGTTATACTTAATTAGATACTAATACGGCGAGCGAGGCGACCTGCCATTTTTGAGGTATACACGATGCAGATTATCGATTATGAAGCCGACTTTTATGCTTGGGCAAGCCAGCAGGCAGAACTTCTGCGACAACGGCAAGCGAGTTTCTTAGACTGGATGAATCTCGCTGAAGAAATCGAAGCAATGGGTCGTTCAGAAAAACGCCAGCTTGCCACTCGCCTGGAGGTGCTCATCATGCATCTGCTAAAGTGGCACTATCAGCCCAATCTCAGATCTCAGAGTTGGCAGTTGACCATCCAAGAACAACGCCTGCGGTTAGGCAAGCTTTTGCAAGAAAACCCGGTGCGTAATATGTGATAATAATTGAACCTAGTAGCGAGAATTTGACAATGCCGCGAGTCGCTTT is a window encoding:
- a CDS encoding DUF2442 domain-containing protein, with the translated sequence MNSQIKTPWLKAIKVVPLDGFRLQVIFENGQEMRLSLEKLIQTRERYWRLKSPRYFRQAQIDTLGGICWPEGEDLAPDGLERYLIIDTTNSHIP
- a CDS encoding ABC transporter ATP-binding protein, with the translated sequence MSLPQDLHRLYRLLPSHRRQQLLWLFILMLLTATSEVISLGAVLPFLGALSNANGVLQNPTFQPLWQKLEVSTTFHLVLWLAGTFGMAVILANILRIITLRSQLRFAAAIASELSCEVYRRVLYQPYSFHVRHSSNELIAGITSDISLVSNTILPQTLLLAVNTMIVIALVLSVVIISPGIAIGTAVTLGVSYWILLEVSKHTLANNSHTITSQNRFLIKYLQEGLGGIRDVILERNQGIFVNSYGQVDRPLRLASANNVLISSVPRYVIEPIAMVAICTIAVVMAYQQEQLARVVPILGALALAANRLLPALQGCFGSIASLRGNQVSLQKVLEKLAMPVDMLPIPQGMGKPLNQSLQLRNIWFRYSPSTPWVLRDLCLEIKANTTVGFIGTTGSGKSTTADLILGLLQPEKGEILVDGEPLEGERLANWQRTIAHVPQSIFLSDATIAENIAFGVPLGEIDMERVQEAARLAQIADFIEGREGGYEEIVGERGIRLSGGQRQRIGIARALYKRASVIVLDEATSALDNTTEKEVMAAIEGLSHRLTVILIAHRLSTLEKCDRIFQLDQGQVCQEGDRHGDSPTNSATGGVVGATGGTDPAIVSTSIRSTG
- a CDS encoding Rpn family recombination-promoting nuclease/putative transposase; this translates as MVKKSDIGGKRLIGLSPQAWGRWVTGDKTIKVQEIINSELQWIERESDVLLKAHSPECGDFILLNELQLRHDAKMPRRMRAYAALVEEKYGLLVYPVVVNILQPGPTEIIRNRYESEIMGCRAYQDYRVINLWEIEAETVFEQNLSSLLPFVPILKGGNSEVNLRQALLNLRKNQVLGDLEPLLSFFASFVFDIPLVQQMMRWDMTVLRESPWYNEILKEGLQEGLQKGLQEGRQEGLQEGRQEGRQEGRQEGRQEGQRKIILLLLNHKFDGIESPVVERINRLSLEQLEAMGESLLDFRQISDLEAWLKDAEKSNDLKPQVDIQNGNQLDV
- a CDS encoding DUF4351 domain-containing protein translates to MVKKSDIGGKRLIGLSPQAWGRWVTGDKTIKVQEIINSELQWIERESDVLLKAHSPECGDFILLNELQLRHDAKMPRRMRAYAALVEEKYGLLVYPVVVNILQPGPTEIIRNRYESEIMGCRAYQDYRVINLWEIEAETVFEQNLSSLLPFVPILKGGNSEVNLRQALLNLRKNQVLGDLEPLLSFFASFVFDIPLVQQMMRWDMTVLRESPWYNEILKEGLQKGLQEGELRGEQRGRQEGQRKIILLLLNHKFDGIESPVVERINRLSLEQLEAMGESLLDFRQISDLEAWLKDAEKSNDLKPQVDIQNGNQLDV
- a CDS encoding DUF29 domain-containing protein, which gives rise to MQIIDYEADFYAWASQQAELLRQRQASFLDWMNLAEEIEAMGRSEKRQLATRLEVLIMHLLKWHYQPNLRSQSWQLTIQEQRLRLGKLLQENPVRNM
- a CDS encoding DUF4351 domain-containing protein, encoding MSEQRVGQIRQLSVPQLEALAESLLDFRQISDLEAWLKDAEKSNDLRR
- a CDS encoding Rpn family recombination-promoting nuclease/putative transposase, whose protein sequence is MVKKSDIGGKRLIGLSPQAWGRWVTGDKTIKVQEIINSELQWIERESDVLLKAHSPECGDFILLNELQLRHDAKMPRRMRAYAALVEEKYGLLVYPVVVNILQPGPTEIIRSRYESEIMGCRAYQDYRVINLWEIEAETVFEQNLSSLLPFVPILKGGNSEVNLRQALLNLRKNQVLGDLEPLLSFFASFVFDIPLVQQMMRWDMTVLRESPWYNEILKEGLQKGRQEGLQEGLQEGELRGEQRGRQEGLQEGRQEGRQEGRQEGQRKIILLLLNHKFDGIESPVVERINRLSLEQLEAMGESLLDFRQISDLEAWLKDAEKSNDLKPQVDIQNGNQLDV
- a CDS encoding DUF4351 domain-containing protein — protein: MLKAHSPECGDFILLNELQLRHDAKMPRRMRAYAALVEEKYGLLVYPVVVNILQPGPTEIIPSHYESEIMGCRAYQDYRVINLWEIEAETVFEQNLSSLLPFVPILKGGNSEVNLRQALLSLHKNEVLGDLEPLLSFLASFVFDIPLVQQMMRWDMTVLRESPWYNEILKEGLQEGLQKGLQEGELRGEQRGRQEGRQEGQQKIILLLLNHKFDGIELPVVERINRLSLEQLEALGESLLDFKQISDLEAWLKDAEKSNDLKPQVDIQNGNQLDV
- a CDS encoding DegT/DnrJ/EryC1/StrS family aminotransferase — translated: MEKLEQNFLCGLKAVLGEPNPFVPLHEPEFMGNEWELVKNCLDSTFVSSVGKYVDRFEVMLAEYTGAKYAVAVVNGTAALHIALLLAGVRPVL
- a CDS encoding DUF2442 domain-containing protein is translated as MRLSLEKLIQTRERYWRLKSPRYFRQAQIDTLGGICWPEGEDLAPDGLERYLIIDTTNSHIP
- a CDS encoding DUF4351 domain-containing protein, whose protein sequence is MVKKSDIGGKRLIGLSPQAWGRWVTGDKTIKVQEIINSELQWIERESDVLLKAHSPECGDFILLNELQLRHDAKMPRRMRAYAALVEEKYGLLVYPVVVNILQPGPTEIIRNRYESEIMGCRAYQDYRVINLWEIEAETVFEQNLSSLLPFVPILKGGNSEVNLRQALLNLRKNQVLGDLEPLLSFFASFVFDIPLVQQMMRWDMTVLRESPWYNEILKEGLQEGLQEGLQKGRQEGLQEGELRGEQRGRQEGRQEGQRKIILLLLNHKFDGIESPVVERINRLSLEQLEAMGESLLDFRQISDLEAWLKDAEKSNDLKPQVDIQNGNQLDV